One Aptenodytes patagonicus chromosome 7, bAptPat1.pri.cur, whole genome shotgun sequence genomic window, ATTTCAACCATAGATCTCAAAGCATTTCAAGGAAGGGACAGCTATTATTACTGGATGTCCACAGGCAGAATAGAAAATACTAATGGATGAGTTTTAAAGAACCACTTGCAAAAACTGTGGTAATTAGAATAATGGCACAGGGCCTAATAAAAATGGTTATTAAAGGTTTACACCCATTCACCACAGAAATAGGCCTAGTTTGGTGAGCAGTAAATCGGCACAACCACTTTCTGCACTGCTCTTTGGCCaaatttccttttattcccctcCCCGGGTTTTCAGGGCAGCTAAAACCTCCAGAGCGGGCCGCTGCCGAGGGCTTGGCGTTGCCCGGTGGCGCAGCCCCAAGCACACAGCGCGTTCACGGTATCACTTTCACGTCAGAGCGCAACGCCAGCGCACCCTTATCGGGGCGCAAGGACCGGGAGGAGGCGGGAGGCCCTGAGGTGTTTGTCATGGCATCGCTCCCAGGACGCGCTCCTCGTGGCACTAATCCCGAGTGCCCCAGGACGCGCTCGCCGCTACCGGGGAGGCAGAAggcctccccgcgccgccgtGAGGGTCCGCACGTCCCAGCTCACCGCCGCCGCTCTCGCGAGAGCAGCCCGCGCCTCGCACCGCCTCCCAGCGCGCCTGCGTCGCGGCGGGCCGGCCCCAGCGGCGCCCGGTCaggcggccgcggccgccggggggcggagcggagcggagcgcgggCGCCCGTAGCGGTGGCGGTGTGGCCATGGAGCCGGGCGTGGAGGAGCTGATGCCGCGGCTGCTGCCCGTGGATGACTGTGACTTGGCCGAGGACTTCGACCCCACGGTGCCGCCCAGAACGCCCCAGGAGTATCTGAAGCGCGTCCAGTGAGTGGCGGGGCGGAAGGGCCGAGCTccgcgggccggggcggccggccggACCCGCCGCCGTCACCTCCCCGCGAGAGCGGCGCGGCCGACGGTGCTGCCCGGGCCGAGCTTCGCGTTGGGGTGCGGGAGGGCGGCTGTGTCGTGCTACCGTTAACCTGCCAGCCGCAGCCCGAAGGGCCGCTTCCCCAGTGCACCCGGTGCGGTGGGATCCCGTCCCGCATCGGGTCTAAACCCATGCGCTTTCtgggaggctgctgcttctctagGGCTGTGTAACGCCCGCTGCACGCCGCGCTTCGCGGCGTGTGCCTCGGCGGGCTCGCTACTCCGCAGCCATCCGCAGCTCTGAGGGCCGATGCTGCTctattttccacagaaagatgGAGGTCCAGTTCTTGGCCCTCCGTACCAGCGGCGGTGGCCTCCCGAGGTCTCGCTGCGGGAAGCGTTGCCGCGCTTCAGGCAAGTTAGGATGTAAGCAAGCTTCGAGGAGGCCAGAGCAGTCGTGTAGAAACTGAGAATTACTTGATCGGTAACTCTCAAGTCAAACCTTCTGTAAGAATTGCCGGTGTAGTCAGCGCTTTACGTACCTGAAGATTTCCGCAGGTGCAGTATTTCAGAGACATCTGGCATATAACCACCtgttacaaaaaggaaaaaatgtagccacttgattttattttgtagGATTGAAGCAGCTCGATGCCCAGATGTGGTTGTGGCGCAAATAGACCCCAAAAAATTGAGAAAGAAGCAGACAGTAAACATTTCAGTAAGTTTGAGAGCTTTTACGCGTTTTGttttgagaggaaaagaaattaaggGGGAAGATGTTAAGATCATAATGTTTGTACTAATTTTGGGGAGTGGCTGGCGTAACTAAATAGCACTGCTGGATTTTAAAAGCATCTACAGAATTAAATGCGTTTGAAGAAATGCGTGTTTAGCTGCTGGCTAACAGCAATCTTTATAACTGATTTAAATTGATAATATCCATACTGTTTGATACACTGCAGACTATTTTACTGTCTGACAAAATCAAATGTTGCATTAAATTTTACAGATACTTAATCATAAAACCTGCATAAATTTTAGAAGAAGGGTATCTCCGTATCTATATTTAGGTTTAAATATATATCTAGGGTAAGGGTAGTAAGTGCAGCTAAGCTTTACTAAAGTTAGATTAAATTCTAGcaacacttctttctttttggtgAAATATTTTATCGGAGTTTTTCCTCACTGCCCAAGCAGATTTTTCTGTTGTCACATTATCCTGCCAGCTTGGTTTTTAATCTACTTTCAAATAGTTCAAGAGACCAAGTTTGCCTTTCTCTAATGAAAACTGTGTAATCTGAAATGTCGCTACTAGATTGCTTAAGAAAAGTTTCTGGTACTGACATACAACCATGTAACTTCTGTGACCATTCTCTTcatttcatagaatagtttgggttggaagggacctctaaaggtcatctagtccaaccccccctgccgtgggcagggacatcttcaactagatcaggtggctcagagccccgtccaacctcaccttgaatgtttccagggatggggcagccaccacctctctgggcaacctgtgccagggtttcaccaccctcagcgtaaacaatttcttacttatatctagtctaaacctagccccctttagtttaaagccattcccccttgtcctgtcgcaacaggccctgctaaaaagtctgcccccatgttttttataagccccctttaagtactgataggctgcaataaggtctccccaaagccttctcttctctaggctgaacaaccccaactctctcagcctttcttcataggagaggtgttccacccccctgatcatttttgtggccctcttctggacccgctccaacaggtccgtgtctttcttatgctgagggctccagagctggacgcagtactccaggtggggtctcaccagagcagagtagaggggcagaatcacctcccttgacctgctggccacacttcttttgatgcagcccaggatacgattggccttctgggctgcgagtgcacattgctggctcatgtccagcttttcatccaccagcacccccaagtccttctccccaggggctgctctcaatcccttcatcccccagcccatattgataccaggggttgccccaacccaggcgcaggaccttgcacttggccttgttgaacctcatgaggttcacacaggcccacttctcaagcttgtccaggtccctctggaaggcatcccgtccctctggcgtgtcgaccacaccactcagcttgatgtcatctgcaaactcgctgagggtgccctcgatcccactgcctatgtcattgatgaagatattaaacagtaccggtcccaatacggacccctgagggacgccacttgtccctaatctccatctggacattgagctgttgaccaccaccctctggatgtgaccatctaaccaattcctcacccaccggacagtacacccatcaaatccatacctctccagtttagagagaaggatgttgtgggggaccgtgtcaaaggccttacagaggtccagatagatgacagttgtagcccttcccatgtccactgatgtagtcactccatcacagaaggccactacattagtcaggcaggacttgcccttggtgaagccatgctggctgtctcatcTCTTTGTAGTGGCATTCTTAAACATCTGTATAATGTACTAATTTTTTTAGTAACTCTTTCATGCTAATCTTTAAAGAGGTTATATCTACTTAACTGTCAGGGTTAATTTCCTAAAAGATATTTTTGTGGTCTTCTGTCTTCCTCAACTTACTATCTTGGCAAGTGGGACGCCTAAGAATCATAGCATCTGTCCAAGATAAGGAAACAACACCCTGCTTTTTATAAACAGGGAAATTAGGGCAGAACAATTGGTAAAAAGACCCTAAATAATTCtttgacaatatattttaaatacttagtTTTCCTTCTTATTTGCATATGAGAAGAGTCAAACAGAAGAAATTTTGTCTAAACCAACTGTTAAGTCAGTCTTGGATGTGGTCATGAAATTACCTTTCTTAAATGAAGATTTAAAGGATATTGTTTACCTGATAGTAAACATTTACTGATTCTCTTGTTCTTAAGGATTCGTCTCATAAACCTTTCTTTATATTATAATTATTGCCAGTGTTTTCTTAGATTTCTAGATGTCAGCCTGCTCCTGAAGGATACTCTCCAACGCtaaagtggcagcagcagcaagtggcCAATTTCTCAGCCGTTCGTCAGGTACAAAATGGTGTGTGTGAGAGGACTTGCACTGTCTAGCTAGAACACATCTGTGCTTTACAGGGGACAACTTTATATCTAGTATAGAAATGTTATGACTTTATGGTAGGACAGATGTTTGTAGACAAATGTTTTAAGTTCTTGAAAAAGAATTGAGTATATACTGTGTGGCGTTTAAACCTCTGATAAAACTCTTGAgagccatgtttaaaaaaaaatattctacttcAACTTCAGCAAAAATATGTGTCGGTATTTAGATTAAATGATAGAGAGTAGCTGAGGGAGGACAAAAATCCCTATGACATTATGCAGTTATATTAAAACCTAGCGCTAGCAGGAATGTTCTGCAGAACTCAACATTAACTGAAAAACAAGTGGATTCTAACCCACCAGGAGATTCATGTACGTAGAACACGCTGTCCATTTAGGATATTGTTGACAGTGGTGGCACCCATTATGAGGAGAAATACTGATTTggtaaaatgtatttgtaaagttGTAATGTTAGCACAAACTTAAATCTTTCCTACTGCATTTGCACCCTGCTCTtaaataacagaacaaaaatggAGAATTGAgcagtctgtctctctctctctctatccACAGTCCAAACAGGGCGAAATACAAAACATAGTAAAAATGTAGAGATCATTTATGACTCCAGTACTGCAGAAGGCATGTTTACAATGCATTAATACTGCATTGTAGGAATACCTCAAGTAACTGAAGTAAAACCAACTGCACTGAAGCTGCTGTAGCACTGAACTTCGCATGAGCTCATTTACCCTGTTTTTTCAGGGAGGTAAATCAGTGGAGGTATCACATTGCATACTGTATATTATGCATAATCTAAGGTTTTAGTACAACTAAGGAAACTGACTTCTAAAGGCATATTCACTGGacagatatttattttatacacaaATCAATTGTCCTCTCATCTGTGCCAGAATTAACACTGTGAAGGATGAGAATAtcctaaaaaatatttaagagaaaaaagagcATCAGAAGTCAGTTATTCAAACACTATGCATCAGCTACCGTTACTTAGTGTTTTTAGTGGTCATTTTTACTGCTACAATAACAATTGGATTGGGGGAAAAGTTTCTTCTGTTACAAAAAGTTTACACCTCTGTACAGGAAACTGTCAAGCAGGCCAATTTGTCTTATATGGCATCCCTGTCAGGTAGAAGAAATACACCAGGAAAGCTCGCTTGCCTTCTTTCTAACAGTTCTGTAGACATCGGCTACAGATACAGACCACTGTTGGAAACAGGATATTGATTTAGTCCAAAAGCACACATAAAGCCAAATTTTTCTTGCTTAAGCTTGTTATACCAAGAAAAGTCTAGAAGACTATTACAGCTTACTACCTCAACTTAACTTTATGTAGTAGAATTTAAAATTCCTTCAGCTTTAACATTACTTCCAAAAACCCAGCATGAACAACTTGGTTACATTTCTACTCAGAGGCATGGGAAATACTTAGCCAGTTACGCCTCTACTGATTTATAGAACATCataatatatactttttatacattttaagaATAATGAAGCAATATCCTAGCAATTATGGCTAGGATAAAATAACTGCAAAGTTAAACTGTGATTTGGCTTTGTTTTAATTACTCAGAGCCTGAACAAGCACAGAAGTCACTGGCGGTCACAACATTTGGACAGCAATGTTACTATGGTGAGTAGAATTCATAacagtgctgtggtttttttccagtcattaaaTCCGTGATTAATCTCGCTTTACAGTTTAATGCAACAACTTGCGCATGTTATCAAGTCTTTTCTTCAGTATCTTCAAGATAgcaatatttcagttttcatttatttttatttacttcagcCAAAATCAGAGGATGAAGAAGGCTGGAAGAAGTTCTGCCTGGGTGAAAGAGTATACTCAGAAGTAGATGCACTATCTGATAATGAAAGTCTAGGAATTGATTACATAAAGGTGAGTATAGGTCttatatttcattttcagctgctATTTTCAAGAATAACTGCCAGAAACAATCCTACTGTTTATTACCACTTTGTGCTAAATATGAAGTAGGCTCTCTGGTGAGCCTAGAAagtcccattttttttcccttttaagtgGAAACTGAGTGAAGCAGAGAACGAGTCTATCCCTTCAGTCAAAAAGTTGAGGAGTTCCTTCATCTGTTATCAGCTAAAGCACGCTACTTTGTTGCTCGCTGAACTGAACAGAAAGCTTTCTGCATAGTCTGCTTTAGTGTTTTGTTGAATGGTCGTACGTGGTTCCTCTCCTCATACATGCTATCCTACAAACATGCCCTTCAGTGCAtcattttgaaaaaacaaaactttaacaAGTAACAGTAAAAGCAAGGTTCTTTGACACCAAATTTGACAGGACCTTATCTTGAACttgcttgaagattttttttttaatagatttcaAAGCTCAGAACAGACTTTCGAATCACTACAAATGTCTGAGCATCACATTAAAATGTTAGCATGTTCTAAATTAGAACAAAAATGTTTATCATAATGTCTGCACTTtccaacttgattttttttcaggtgggCTTTCCCCCTTTGCTAAGTATCGTAAGCAGAATGAATCAGGTAAGCCTACCTCTTAGAATCACATAGTGACATTGCATAAATCATTATTTCTCATATTCTATCTGTTGCAGAAGTCTTACCTATTTTTCTGTGCTAGAGTAGGCAATTGTTCATTACGACTGCTATTGCTTGTACACTTACAAGGAAAACACGTAATCGTTATCTCACCTTTAGCTACAAACAACTTCACTAGTGAACATTTATCATGACTAGTTTTAAGAGTATTTTGTCTTTGTAATTTCTCTATAAAACATTTAATGTTTGAATTTTTGCTGAATGCCCCATTAGGTGCTTGACAGTGTTTTAAGATTTCTTATTTAGTGTTTTAAGTGCAGTCCTTCAACTTGATTGTGAACTCTTAGGTACATTGCAAGG contains:
- the GEMIN2 gene encoding gem-associated protein 2, which codes for MEPGVEELMPRLLPVDDCDLAEDFDPTVPPRTPQEYLKRVQIEAARCPDVVVAQIDPKKLRKKQTVNISISRCQPAPEGYSPTLKWQQQQVANFSAVRQSLNKHRSHWRSQHLDSNVTMPKSEDEEGWKKFCLGERVYSEVDALSDNESLGIDYIKVGFPPLLSIVSRMNQATVTSVLEYLISWFGEKKFTPELGRWLYALLACLEKPLLPEAHSLIRQLARRCSEVRVLEENKNEEQISALNLIICLVSRYFDQRDLADEPS